A stretch of the Ictidomys tridecemlineatus isolate mIctTri1 chromosome 5, mIctTri1.hap1, whole genome shotgun sequence genome encodes the following:
- the Tmx1 gene encoding thioredoxin-related transmembrane protein 1, protein MAPSGRLVVPLTVLVLLLWGLPWIHGRRSDVRVITDENWRELLEGEWMIEFYAPWCPACQNLQPEWESFAEWGEDLEVNVAKVDVTEQTGLSGRFIITALPTIYHCKDGEFRRYQGPRTKKDFINFISEKEWKNIEPVSSWFGPGSILMSSMSALFRLSMYIRTCHNYFIEDLGLPVWGSYTLFALATLLSGLLLGLCMIFVADCLCPSKRRKPQPYPLKKSLPEFSQPLKKVEEEQEADEEDVSEEEAESKEGTNKDFSQNAIRQRSVGPSLSTDKS, encoded by the exons ATGGCGCCCTCAGGGCGTCTCGTGGTTCCTCTGACAGTGTTGGTGCTGTTGCTTTGGGGGCTTCCGTGGATCCACGGGCGGCGGAGTGACGTGCGTGTCATCACCGACGAGAACTGGAGGGAGTTGCTGGAAGGAGAGTGGATGATAGAATT TTATGCACCGTGGTGTCCTGCTTGTCAAAATCTTCAACCAGAATGGGAAAGTTTTGCTGAATGGGGAGAAGATCTTGAGGTTAATGTTGCAAAAGTAGATGTCACAGAGCAGACAG GACTGAGTGGACGGTTTATCATAACTGCTCTTCCTACTATTTATCA TTGTAAAGATGGTGAATTTAGGCGCTATCAGGGTCCAAGGACTAAGAAGGACTTCATCAACTTTATAAGCGAAAAAGAGTGGAAGAATATTGAACCTGTTTCATCGTGGTTTGGTCCAGGTTCTATTCT gatgaGTAGTATGTCAGCACTCTTTCGGCTATCTATGTACATCAGg aCTTGCCACAACTATTTTATTGAAGACCTTGGGTTACCAGTTTGGGGATCTTACACACTTTTTGCTTTAGCAACTCTGCTTTCAGGACTGTTATTAGGACTT TGTATGATATTTGTGGCAGATTGCCTTTGTCCTTCAAAACGGCGCAAACCACAGCCATACCCTTTAA AAAAGTCATTACCAGAATTTTCTCAACCTTTGAAAAAAGTGGAGGAGGAACAAGAGGCTGATGAAGAAGATGTTTCAGAAGAGGAAGCTGAAAGTAAAGAAGGAACAAACAAAGACTTTTCACAGAATGCCATAAGACAACGCTCTGTGGGTCCATCATTGTCCACTGATAAATCCTAG